The Lacipirellula parvula genome window below encodes:
- a CDS encoding RluA family pseudouridine synthase, whose product MPAPLTVDQPAELLAFLFSSHADVKKAKVRQWLKHGAVQVNGRSTTRFNHPLQAGDVVSIRGKEEVRAEALLPFGMKIVFEDAALIVIDKPAGLLSMANETERERTAYAHLIEYVRHGTPRSQERVWIVHRLDRETSGLMVFARSEEMKQALQGAWNEADKRYLAVVEGKLAAGAGVISSHLDESQPYLVYSVRQPNEQTRPAVTHYRVLKRGEEYALVELTLKTGRRNQIRVHLADERCPVVGDGKYGARTNPVRRLALHASMLQFPHPVSGEVLRFESPLPAELAGLVWVASSE is encoded by the coding sequence ATGCCTGCGCCTCTGACTGTTGACCAACCTGCCGAACTGTTGGCCTTTCTGTTTTCGAGCCATGCCGACGTGAAAAAGGCGAAGGTGCGGCAGTGGCTCAAGCATGGGGCGGTGCAGGTGAACGGTCGGTCGACCACTCGTTTCAATCATCCGCTGCAGGCGGGGGATGTGGTCTCGATTCGGGGGAAGGAAGAAGTTCGCGCCGAAGCCTTGTTGCCGTTCGGCATGAAGATTGTGTTCGAGGATGCGGCGTTGATTGTGATCGACAAGCCGGCTGGTTTGTTGAGCATGGCGAACGAGACGGAGCGGGAACGGACGGCCTACGCTCACCTGATCGAGTATGTACGCCACGGTACGCCCCGCAGCCAGGAGCGGGTGTGGATTGTTCATCGGCTCGATCGCGAGACGTCGGGCCTGATGGTCTTCGCGCGGTCCGAGGAGATGAAGCAGGCGTTGCAAGGGGCATGGAATGAAGCCGACAAACGCTACCTGGCGGTTGTCGAAGGAAAGCTGGCGGCTGGCGCGGGGGTGATCTCGTCGCACTTGGACGAGAGCCAACCTTACCTTGTGTACAGCGTGCGGCAACCCAACGAGCAGACGCGGCCGGCGGTGACGCACTATCGCGTGCTGAAGCGCGGCGAGGAATACGCGCTCGTCGAGTTGACTCTAAAAACGGGGCGGCGGAATCAGATTCGAGTCCACTTGGCCGATGAGCGATGTCCGGTCGTCGGCGACGGTAAATATGGCGCGCGCACCAATCCGGTGCGGCGACTGGCGCTCCACGCGAGTATGCTGCAGTTCCCGCACCCGGTCTCAGGGGAAGTGCTGAGGTTTGAATCGCCATTGCCGGCGGAGTTGGCGGGGCTGGTGTGGGTTGCGAGTAGCGAGTAG
- a CDS encoding ImmA/IrrE family metallo-endopeptidase, translating to MDAGKRALDDLFSNASKYRTTQSYRELMAFIAKFRKYAPFNAMLVHVQKPGARFVLPAHQWRKNYKRTIRPDAQPLVILQPMGPVMFVFDVSETEGAPLPAEVEAPFSIRSGKISSQLSSTIENARRDGVRVAQPAHGSQMAGSIRRAQFDGGAVEFRETQVPLRYELLMNANHDESSRYSTLVHELAHLYCGHLGTPNPKWWPDRGNLSHDVEEFEAESVCYLVCKRIGLETKSDEYLASYCDKNRNVPHISLDRVLSVARQIEEMGRRKLSVRRR from the coding sequence TTGGATGCAGGAAAGCGCGCACTGGATGATCTTTTCAGTAATGCGTCAAAGTATAGAACGACGCAAAGCTATCGCGAGTTAATGGCGTTCATCGCAAAATTTCGGAAGTACGCTCCATTCAATGCGATGCTTGTTCATGTGCAAAAACCAGGGGCGCGGTTTGTGCTGCCGGCTCACCAATGGAGAAAGAATTACAAACGAACAATCAGGCCCGATGCTCAGCCTCTCGTAATCCTGCAGCCGATGGGGCCAGTAATGTTTGTGTTCGACGTTAGTGAGACTGAGGGCGCTCCGCTACCTGCTGAAGTAGAAGCCCCGTTCAGCATTCGATCAGGGAAAATTAGTTCGCAACTCAGTTCTACTATCGAGAACGCAAGACGAGATGGGGTTAGGGTGGCGCAGCCAGCACACGGCTCACAAATGGCGGGATCAATACGTCGAGCTCAGTTTGACGGTGGGGCGGTGGAATTCCGTGAGACTCAAGTGCCGCTCAGGTACGAGCTACTGATGAACGCCAATCACGACGAATCTTCCAGGTATTCGACGCTTGTGCACGAATTGGCCCACCTATATTGCGGCCATCTCGGGACGCCAAATCCAAAATGGTGGCCCGATCGCGGCAACCTCTCGCATGATGTGGAGGAGTTTGAGGCGGAGTCGGTTTGTTATCTGGTTTGCAAACGAATTGGTCTGGAGACTAAGTCCGACGAGTACCTAGCAAGCTACTGCGACAAAAATAGAAACGTGCCACATATTAGCCTCGATCGCGTTCTGAGTGTCGCACGTCAAATTGAGGAAATGGGGCGTCGAAAACTTTCGGTGAGACGTAGATAG
- the recA gene encoding recombinase RecA, whose protein sequence is MLEASSELRNTVAAIEKQYGEGSIMPLGADKQRRIEGIPTGSLSVDLALGGQGIPRGRVIECFGPESSGKTTLALHVIAQAQRAGGIAAFIDAEHALDPTWAKKLGVDLETLLVSQPDSGEEAMTITEMLVKSNAVDVIVVDSVAALVPKRELEGEIGDSHVGLQARLMSQSLRKLTGAIAKAKTSVIFINQIREKIGVMFGSPETTPGGRALKFYASCRIDVRRIGQLKEGEDVVGQRVRVKIVKNKVAPPFRVAEFDMMHTDGISYEGDILDLGMEKKFVARTGAWFRYGEMQLGQGKEKAREFLKQNPQIAEEIKQKIMASGGMEDMPVGKGSSSNDEEDAGDEF, encoded by the coding sequence ATGCTCGAGGCCAGTTCGGAGCTTCGCAACACGGTCGCCGCTATCGAAAAGCAGTATGGCGAAGGCTCGATCATGCCCCTCGGCGCCGACAAGCAGCGGCGGATCGAGGGCATTCCGACCGGCAGCCTCTCGGTCGACCTCGCCCTCGGCGGCCAAGGCATCCCCCGCGGCCGCGTCATCGAATGCTTCGGCCCTGAATCGAGCGGTAAAACTACCCTCGCCCTCCACGTGATCGCCCAAGCCCAACGGGCAGGGGGCATCGCGGCGTTCATCGACGCTGAACATGCCCTCGACCCTACTTGGGCGAAGAAGCTCGGCGTCGACCTGGAAACCCTCCTGGTCAGCCAGCCCGACTCGGGCGAAGAGGCCATGACGATCACCGAAATGCTCGTCAAAAGCAACGCGGTCGACGTCATCGTTGTCGACTCGGTCGCCGCCTTGGTGCCGAAGCGTGAACTCGAAGGCGAAATCGGCGATTCGCACGTCGGCCTGCAGGCCCGTCTGATGAGCCAATCGCTCCGCAAGCTGACCGGCGCCATCGCGAAGGCCAAAACCTCGGTCATCTTCATCAACCAGATCCGCGAAAAGATCGGCGTGATGTTCGGTAGCCCCGAAACCACCCCGGGCGGCCGTGCTCTGAAGTTTTACGCCTCCTGCCGTATCGATGTCCGCCGCATTGGCCAGCTGAAGGAAGGCGAAGACGTCGTCGGCCAACGGGTCCGCGTGAAGATCGTGAAGAACAAGGTCGCCCCGCCGTTCCGCGTGGCTGAGTTCGACATGATGCATACCGACGGCATTAGCTACGAGGGCGATATCCTCGATCTCGGCATGGAGAAAAAGTTCGTCGCCCGAACCGGGGCCTGGTTCCGCTACGGCGAGATGCAACTCGGCCAAGGCAAGGAGAAGGCTCGCGAGTTCCTCAAGCAGAACCCGCAGATTGCCGAGGAGATCAAGCAAAAAATCATGGCTTCCGGCGGGATGGAAGACATGCCCGTCGGCAAAGGATCTAGCTCCAACGACGAGGAAGACGCCGGCGACGAGTTTTAG
- a CDS encoding esterase/lipase family protein, protein MISQTLRRWALFAALLSMLPMGATSADDATSEVAIAADAAVHLALKVADDVEATSSDSEESKVLAVSQAVVREATDYSFRRWLRTRVWDEEDEARYGMTFDDDWETKAAANPKLPLVVLVHGYNSNPLKNAAVMEPVRKAGYPCATFAYPNDWEITESAARLSQRLKEIAAEHPNQRLAIVTHSMGGLVARACLENAELDPGNVDRLVMIAPPTHGTMLAHVAVATDVWEHWLGRSEGGGWTRWRDSVIDGLGEAADDMVPGSPFLTELNARPRNPKVRYAIFLGTSAKVTDGEVKWMRTALQETGGRCPGFRDCTGRVDNLLADMEELVEGKGDGVVALKRGRLDGVDDVVILPFGHLNCTGVCDCEAVEQLQSELLARLK, encoded by the coding sequence ATGATTTCTCAAACCCTCCGGCGCTGGGCGCTGTTCGCCGCGCTACTTTCCATGCTTCCCATGGGCGCCACGTCCGCCGATGATGCGACGTCGGAGGTCGCGATCGCCGCCGATGCTGCTGTCCACCTCGCCCTCAAGGTCGCCGACGACGTTGAGGCGACTTCCTCCGATTCCGAGGAGAGCAAAGTTCTCGCCGTCTCGCAGGCCGTCGTCCGCGAAGCCACCGACTACAGCTTCCGCCGCTGGCTCCGCACCCGCGTGTGGGACGAAGAAGACGAAGCCCGCTACGGCATGACCTTCGACGACGATTGGGAAACAAAGGCCGCCGCCAATCCCAAACTGCCGCTCGTCGTGCTAGTCCATGGTTACAACTCCAACCCGCTCAAGAACGCCGCCGTCATGGAGCCGGTTCGTAAGGCGGGCTATCCGTGTGCGACGTTCGCGTACCCCAACGACTGGGAGATCACCGAATCGGCCGCCCGACTGTCGCAGCGGCTGAAAGAGATCGCCGCCGAACATCCGAACCAACGACTCGCGATCGTCACCCACTCGATGGGCGGCCTCGTCGCTCGCGCCTGCCTGGAAAACGCTGAGCTTGATCCCGGCAACGTCGACCGCTTGGTGATGATCGCACCGCCGACGCACGGCACAATGCTCGCCCACGTCGCCGTCGCGACCGACGTGTGGGAACACTGGCTCGGCCGTTCAGAAGGGGGCGGCTGGACCCGCTGGCGCGACTCGGTGATCGACGGCCTCGGCGAAGCAGCCGACGACATGGTTCCCGGCTCGCCGTTTCTCACCGAACTCAATGCTCGTCCTCGCAATCCCAAAGTCCGCTATGCGATCTTCCTCGGCACCTCCGCCAAGGTCACCGACGGCGAAGTGAAATGGATGCGCACCGCGCTCCAAGAAACCGGCGGCCGCTGCCCCGGCTTTCGCGACTGCACCGGCCGCGTCGACAACCTCCTTGCCGACATGGAAGAGCTCGTCGAAGGGAAGGGCGACGGCGTCGTTGCCTTAAAACGGGGCCGTCTCGACGGCGTCGACGACGTCGTCATCCTACCGTTCGGCCACCTCAACTGCACCGGCGTGTGCGACTGCGAAGCGGTGGAGCAACTCCAATCGGAACTGCTCGCTCGGCTTAAGTGA
- a CDS encoding alpha/beta hydrolase codes for MGTLATAWFLGGSLLASANAIVGSPPAELPFETLPLTTARQTPVAAWYLAAPNSTATVILLHPIRGSRLTMLSRAKLLYQHGFDVLLIDMQAHGETPGEKITLGYLESADAVAAVAYVRSRIPGHRVGVVGRSLGGAAALLASPLGIDALVLESVYPTIEEAIYDRLRMRLGPFAGVAAPLLLCQVEPRLGIACSTLRPIDHIAAVGCPVLIMSGTKDEHTTIAETRRLYQTAVEPKRLVEFPDAAHVDLFAADPALYEESVLRFLRRWLETGPN; via the coding sequence TTGGGAACGCTTGCCACCGCCTGGTTTCTGGGAGGAAGCCTCCTCGCCTCGGCCAATGCGATCGTTGGATCGCCTCCGGCTGAACTGCCGTTCGAAACGCTGCCCCTTACGACCGCACGGCAAACTCCGGTGGCGGCGTGGTACCTAGCGGCGCCCAACTCGACGGCGACTGTCATTCTGCTCCATCCAATCCGTGGCTCGCGGCTCACGATGCTTAGCCGAGCGAAACTGCTGTATCAGCATGGCTTCGACGTGTTGCTGATCGACATGCAAGCCCACGGCGAAACGCCGGGGGAAAAGATCACCCTCGGCTACCTCGAAAGCGCCGACGCAGTCGCCGCTGTGGCCTATGTTCGTAGTCGCATCCCCGGCCATCGAGTCGGCGTCGTCGGCCGATCGTTGGGAGGGGCGGCGGCGCTGCTTGCCTCTCCGCTGGGCATCGACGCCTTGGTGCTGGAATCCGTCTACCCGACCATTGAGGAAGCCATCTACGACCGGCTACGCATGCGGCTTGGGCCGTTCGCGGGCGTCGCGGCTCCGCTACTGCTCTGCCAAGTCGAACCGCGGTTGGGCATCGCCTGTTCGACGCTGCGTCCCATCGACCACATCGCGGCGGTCGGCTGTCCGGTGCTCATTATGTCGGGCACGAAAGACGAACATACGACCATCGCGGAGACGCGGCGGCTCTACCAAACGGCCGTAGAACCGAAGAGGTTGGTCGAATTTCCCGACGCCGCCCACGTTGACCTCTTCGCTGCCGATCCCGCGCTTTACGAAGAATCGGTTCTCCGTTTTTTACGTCGCTGGCTAGAAACTGGCCCAAATTAG
- a CDS encoding RNA recognition motif domain-containing protein, producing the protein MGKKLYVGNLAYGISDSDLEQLFSAYGTVQSAQVIMDRDTGRSKGFGFVEMGSDQDAQAAITGLNGMESQGRALTVNEARPKEPRSGGGGGGYGGGGGYGGGGGKRGGGGGGGYGGGGGGGRRY; encoded by the coding sequence ATGGGCAAGAAGTTATACGTAGGCAACTTGGCCTACGGTATCAGCGACAGCGATCTCGAGCAGCTCTTTTCGGCCTACGGCACCGTGCAGTCTGCTCAGGTGATCATGGACCGCGACACCGGTCGTTCAAAGGGTTTCGGTTTCGTTGAAATGGGTTCGGACCAAGATGCTCAAGCTGCGATCACCGGCCTCAACGGCATGGAATCGCAAGGTCGCGCGCTGACGGTCAATGAAGCCCGTCCGAAGGAACCCCGCAGCGGCGGCGGTGGCGGCGGCTACGGCGGTGGCGGCGGCTACGGCGGCGGCGGTGGCAAGCGCGGCGGCGGTGGCGGCGGCGGTTACGGCGGCGGCGGTGGCGGCGGTCGTCGTTACTAA